In Streptomyces sp. SN-593, a single genomic region encodes these proteins:
- a CDS encoding Gfo/Idh/MocA family protein, protein MNPRPAHQAPAGALRAAGRAVPVVLVGAGKVAHAAHLRELRDLPDDLRLAAVVEPDPARAEVLRRTGPGGARRCGSVAEAARAGARAALVCTPWWTHREVVEECLAAGLPVLCEKPVSLDPAEIERLAAAERRTGLPVAAGYMKRHDPVVRLFLDHCRERLGRARRLAVDIHDPNAPHQVAHLVPYDPPPFGPQPPPAREALARALGPAATAAQREAYARGLGGSLIHQVNLAHAVLAGSGRELSGRLLHADVWAGGAGVGCRWRPDDGLVVDMTHQRVPAHRRYREVLEFTAEDGVATLTLPSPYVRDEAATLAVESWDAGRGLAERRVHTAEAGHTGFRRQLLAWAGRLRGAPGEALPGLADVRQDTGVVREAALRLA, encoded by the coding sequence ATGAATCCGCGACCCGCACATCAGGCACCTGCCGGTGCGCTCCGGGCGGCGGGGCGGGCGGTGCCCGTGGTGCTCGTCGGCGCGGGGAAGGTGGCGCACGCCGCGCACCTGCGGGAACTGCGCGACCTCCCGGACGACCTGCGGCTCGCCGCCGTGGTGGAGCCCGATCCCGCCCGCGCGGAGGTCCTGCGCCGCACCGGACCCGGCGGCGCCCGCCGGTGCGGGTCGGTCGCCGAGGCGGCGCGCGCGGGCGCGCGGGCGGCGCTGGTCTGCACCCCGTGGTGGACGCACCGCGAGGTCGTCGAGGAGTGCCTGGCCGCCGGCCTGCCGGTGCTCTGCGAGAAGCCGGTCAGCCTCGACCCCGCGGAGATCGAGCGGCTGGCCGCGGCCGAGCGCCGCACCGGCCTGCCGGTCGCCGCCGGCTACATGAAGCGGCACGACCCGGTGGTGCGGCTCTTCCTCGACCACTGCCGGGAGCGGCTGGGCCGGGCCCGGCGGCTCGCCGTCGACATCCACGACCCGAACGCGCCGCACCAGGTCGCGCACCTGGTGCCCTATGACCCGCCGCCCTTCGGCCCGCAGCCGCCCCCGGCCCGCGAGGCGCTGGCCCGCGCGCTCGGTCCGGCGGCCACCGCGGCGCAGCGGGAGGCGTACGCCCGCGGGCTCGGCGGATCGCTGATCCACCAGGTGAACCTGGCGCACGCGGTGCTCGCCGGCAGCGGCCGGGAGCTGTCCGGGCGGCTGCTGCACGCCGACGTGTGGGCCGGGGGCGCCGGGGTCGGCTGCCGCTGGCGGCCGGACGACGGCCTGGTCGTGGACATGACCCACCAGCGGGTGCCCGCGCACCGCCGCTACCGGGAGGTGCTGGAGTTCACCGCCGAGGACGGTGTGGCGACTCTCACGCTGCCCTCGCCGTACGTGCGGGACGAGGCGGCCACGCTGGCCGTCGAGAGCTGGGACGCGGGCCGGGGGCTGGCCGAGCGCCGCGTGCACACCGCGGAGGCCGGGCACACCGGGTTCCGGCGGCAGCTACTGGCCTGGGCCGGGCGGCTGCGCGGGGCGCCGGGCGAGGCCCTGCCGGGGCTGGCGGATGTACGCCAGGACACGGGCGTGGTGCGGGAGGCGGCCCTCCGGCTGGCGTGA
- a CDS encoding DUF1990 domain-containing protein, protein MGRLTYARVGMTRDGGSTPPDGFRSLTVRTRLGVGDGVYEAAARALFGWEMHRATPLVTVPAGTPDAAPGVRVEVRLGPLRAPCEVVWTLGEEHRTGFAYGTLPGHPECGEESFVVHRLPDGTVDLTVHASSRPAAWYLRAAGPLGRLAQRVAAGGYGRALRRACRAAGSSPS, encoded by the coding sequence ATGGGGCGACTGACGTACGCGCGCGTGGGGATGACCCGGGACGGCGGGAGCACGCCCCCGGACGGGTTCCGGAGCCTGACGGTGCGGACCCGGCTGGGGGTGGGGGACGGGGTGTACGAGGCCGCCGCGCGGGCGCTGTTCGGGTGGGAGATGCACCGCGCGACCCCCTTGGTCACGGTGCCCGCCGGGACGCCGGACGCGGCGCCCGGTGTACGGGTCGAGGTGCGGCTGGGGCCGCTGCGCGCGCCGTGCGAGGTGGTGTGGACGCTCGGCGAGGAGCACCGTACCGGCTTCGCCTACGGCACGCTGCCCGGGCACCCCGAGTGCGGCGAGGAGTCCTTCGTGGTGCACCGGCTGCCCGACGGCACCGTCGACCTCACCGTGCACGCCTCCAGCCGCCCCGCCGCCTGGTACCTCCGCGCGGCCGGCCCCCTCGGCCGCCTGGCGCAGCGCGTCGCGGCCGGCGGGTACGGCAGGGCGCTGCGCCGCGCGTGCCGCGCCGCGGGCTCCTCCCCGAGCTGA
- a CDS encoding helix-turn-helix transcriptional regulator, with the protein MASTTRGGGADAAATAFALYQWLLGNGSAEPEAVAAQLDLSAQDAEAGWQELRSLGLVRPSWHPGKIDSVEPDTALIRLLNRQRDTLHAQSAELAAIVQAADTLIEQYRPVVSHEPAEVEVEVLSGTARRREFVRDFDATVTEVVSSMHPGPLPPPELLEHSLDSDRAFIEKNIRVRALYGQSVNSGPRQRKYLTDLAAAGAEVRLIPQVPFDLLVADGHTALTRADPSDPDGPAVVIRGPVLVRSYLAMYEDCWLRAVPHSMKVTPGEDAGRELTEQHRTTLRLLANGLTDERIARKLGVSLRTVSRLVSEVMRYLEAESRFQAGVLAATNDLI; encoded by the coding sequence ATGGCCAGTACGACAAGGGGCGGCGGCGCGGATGCGGCCGCCACCGCATTCGCCCTCTACCAATGGCTGCTCGGCAACGGCTCCGCCGAGCCGGAAGCGGTCGCCGCGCAGTTGGACCTGTCCGCGCAGGACGCCGAGGCCGGCTGGCAGGAGCTGCGGTCGCTGGGCCTGGTCCGGCCGAGCTGGCACCCCGGCAAGATCGACAGCGTGGAGCCGGACACCGCGCTGATCAGGCTGCTCAACCGGCAGCGGGACACCCTGCACGCGCAGAGCGCGGAGCTGGCGGCGATCGTGCAGGCCGCCGACACCCTGATCGAGCAGTACCGCCCGGTGGTGTCCCACGAACCGGCCGAGGTCGAGGTCGAGGTGCTGTCCGGAACCGCCCGCAGGCGCGAGTTCGTCCGGGACTTCGACGCCACGGTGACGGAAGTCGTCTCGTCGATGCATCCGGGCCCGCTTCCGCCCCCGGAACTCCTGGAGCACTCGCTCGATTCCGACCGGGCGTTTATCGAGAAGAACATCCGGGTCCGCGCCCTTTACGGACAGAGCGTGAATTCCGGCCCACGGCAGCGCAAATACCTGACCGATCTGGCGGCCGCCGGCGCGGAAGTCCGGCTCATTCCGCAGGTCCCCTTCGACCTTCTCGTCGCCGACGGTCACACCGCGCTCACGCGGGCCGACCCGTCCGACCCGGACGGCCCGGCGGTGGTCATCCGCGGCCCGGTGCTGGTCCGCTCCTACCTGGCGATGTACGAGGACTGCTGGCTGCGGGCGGTACCGCACTCGATGAAGGTGACGCCCGGCGAGGACGCCGGGCGGGAACTGACCGAGCAGCACCGGACCACGTTGCGTCTCCTCGCCAATGGGCTCACCGACGAGCGTATCGCCCGTAAACTGGGGGTGTCCCTGCGCACTGTGAGTCGCCTGGTATCGGAAGTGATGCGCTACCTTGAAGCGGAAAGCAGGTTTCAGGCAGGCGTACTGGCCGCGACGAACGATCTGATCTAA
- a CDS encoding ABC transporter permease, with product MNIFHFINVFFSDNAHWHGYAGIPHRLEEHLGYTFEALAIAAVIALPIGLITGHTGRGGNALALVATAGRALPSYGLLVLMFFWLGIGLVPVMIPLVALAVPPMLVTSYEAIRTVDPAPVDAARGMGMGPVAVLFQVEVPASLPLILSGFRSAAIQVVSTAAIAATVSLGRYIVDGLYQRNYATVVGGATLIALLALAMVGLIWLVERVVVSPGVRRSN from the coding sequence GTGAACATCTTCCACTTCATCAACGTGTTCTTCAGCGACAACGCGCACTGGCACGGCTACGCGGGCATCCCGCACCGGTTGGAGGAGCACCTCGGCTACACCTTCGAGGCGCTGGCCATCGCGGCCGTCATCGCGCTGCCGATCGGCCTGATCACCGGCCACACCGGGCGCGGCGGCAACGCCCTCGCGCTGGTGGCCACCGCGGGGCGCGCGCTGCCCAGCTACGGCCTGCTGGTGCTGATGTTCTTCTGGCTCGGCATCGGCCTGGTCCCGGTGATGATCCCGCTGGTGGCCCTCGCGGTCCCGCCGATGCTGGTCACCTCCTACGAGGCGATCCGGACGGTCGACCCCGCCCCGGTGGACGCGGCGCGCGGCATGGGGATGGGCCCGGTGGCGGTGCTCTTCCAGGTCGAGGTGCCCGCGTCGCTGCCGCTCATCCTCAGTGGGTTCCGCTCCGCGGCGATCCAGGTCGTCTCGACCGCGGCGATCGCCGCGACCGTCAGCCTCGGCCGCTACATCGTGGACGGGCTCTACCAGCGCAACTACGCGACGGTGGTGGGCGGCGCGACGCTGATCGCGCTGCTCGCGCTGGCCATGGTCGGGCTGATCTGGCTGGTCGAGCGCGTGGTCGTCTCGCCGGGGGTGCGGCGCAGCAACTGA
- a CDS encoding pentapeptide repeat-containing protein, whose product MTADVPDAPDDLADLPYAELLRPHTGPLEVEGDYDTVHLDRIDFAPGVRAAGSRFLESAVTDCTFADTDLRGARMNDLWVSGARFTGVSLAESTWLDSALVGCSLAGVEAFGAVLRRVRFRRCKLDSVNLRGVRLHEVVFEDCVLRDVDLGAARLEGVAFPGSRLERVRLGRAELKRTDLRGAVVIDLAEGYDSLRGAVIGSGQLLDLAPALAQTLGITVEDR is encoded by the coding sequence ATGACCGCCGACGTGCCCGACGCCCCGGACGACCTCGCCGACCTGCCCTACGCGGAGCTGCTGCGCCCGCACACCGGCCCGCTGGAGGTCGAGGGCGACTACGACACGGTGCACCTCGACCGGATCGACTTCGCCCCGGGCGTCCGCGCGGCCGGGTCCCGCTTCCTCGAATCGGCCGTCACCGACTGCACGTTCGCCGACACCGACCTGCGCGGCGCCCGGATGAACGACCTGTGGGTGTCGGGCGCCCGGTTCACCGGCGTCTCGCTCGCCGAGAGCACCTGGCTGGACTCGGCGCTCGTCGGCTGCTCGCTGGCCGGCGTCGAGGCGTTCGGCGCGGTGCTGCGCCGGGTGCGCTTCCGCCGCTGCAAGCTGGACTCGGTCAACCTGCGCGGGGTGCGGCTGCACGAGGTGGTCTTCGAGGACTGCGTGCTGCGCGACGTCGATCTCGGGGCGGCCCGGCTGGAGGGCGTGGCGTTTCCCGGCAGCCGGCTGGAGCGGGTCCGCCTGGGGCGGGCCGAGCTGAAGCGGACCGACCTGCGCGGGGCGGTCGTGATCGACCTCGCCGAAGGGTACGACAGCCTGCGCGGCGCGGTGATCGGTTCGGGGCAACTGCTGGACCTCGCGCCCGCGCTGGCGCAGACTCTCGGCATCACGGTCGAGGACCGCTGA
- a CDS encoding FtsW/RodA/SpoVE family cell cycle protein, translating into MSATSATAPPPPGPPRPASPDGAARPRPAARRGVELSLLVAAVALSVCGYAEVGLARSGSVPPDALAYGGGLGGLALLAHLAVRARARYADPLLLPVAVLLNGLGLVLVHRLDLEPVLGPRAAPAQLVWSALGVGLFAVAVLALRDHRVLARYTYVSVTAALVLLVAPIAFPAVNGARIWVRVAGFSLQPGEFAKVLLAVFFAGYLAANRAALAYAGRPLPVAGRWKALRRLQLPTGRVLGPVIAVWLASVGVLVLERDLGTSLLFFGLFVVMLYVATGRVGWTAAGLLLAAAGAAAVGGTEPHVHARVRDWLHPFASIGAGQGAGQLAQSLFAFGDGGALGTGLGQGSSYLVGFAAKSDFVLATAGEELGLAGLCALLGLYALLVARGFAAALATRDPFGRLLAAGLASILALQVFVVTGGVTDLIPLTGMAMPFLAQGGSSVVANWLVVALLVRISDRARRPEPQPPARGAPRPAEQATPPGPADRPGPADRPGPTGRHGPAGRHGRPHGPAAPPGPAAPGSRA; encoded by the coding sequence ATGAGCGCAACGTCGGCGACCGCTCCTCCCCCGCCCGGGCCGCCCCGCCCGGCGTCCCCGGACGGCGCCGCGCGGCCGCGCCCGGCCGCCCGCCGCGGGGTGGAGCTGAGCCTGCTGGTCGCCGCGGTCGCCCTGTCGGTCTGCGGCTACGCGGAGGTGGGCCTGGCCCGCAGCGGGTCGGTGCCCCCGGACGCGCTGGCGTACGGCGGGGGGCTCGGCGGTCTGGCGCTGCTGGCCCATCTGGCGGTGCGGGCGCGGGCGAGGTACGCCGACCCGCTGCTGCTGCCGGTCGCGGTGCTGCTCAACGGCCTGGGCCTGGTGCTGGTCCACCGGTTGGACCTGGAGCCGGTGCTCGGGCCGCGCGCCGCCCCGGCCCAACTGGTGTGGTCCGCGCTCGGGGTGGGCCTGTTCGCGGTGGCGGTGCTGGCGCTGCGCGACCACCGGGTGCTGGCCCGGTACACGTACGTGAGCGTGACCGCGGCCCTGGTGCTGCTGGTCGCGCCGATCGCCTTCCCGGCGGTGAACGGGGCCAGGATCTGGGTCAGGGTGGCCGGCTTCTCCCTCCAGCCGGGCGAGTTCGCGAAGGTGCTGCTGGCGGTCTTCTTCGCCGGCTACCTGGCGGCCAACCGCGCGGCGCTGGCGTACGCGGGGCGCCCGCTGCCGGTCGCGGGGCGGTGGAAGGCGCTGCGGCGGCTCCAGTTGCCGACCGGGCGGGTGCTGGGACCGGTGATCGCGGTGTGGCTGGCGAGCGTGGGCGTGCTCGTGCTGGAGCGGGACCTGGGCACCTCGCTGCTCTTCTTCGGCCTGTTCGTGGTGATGCTCTACGTGGCCACCGGCCGCGTCGGCTGGACCGCCGCGGGACTGCTGCTGGCGGCGGCCGGCGCGGCCGCGGTGGGCGGCACGGAACCGCACGTGCACGCGCGGGTACGGGACTGGCTGCACCCCTTCGCGTCGATCGGCGCCGGGCAGGGCGCGGGCCAGCTTGCCCAGTCGCTCTTCGCGTTCGGCGACGGCGGGGCGCTGGGCACCGGGCTCGGCCAGGGCTCGTCCTACCTGGTGGGCTTCGCCGCCAAGTCGGACTTCGTGCTGGCCACGGCGGGCGAGGAGCTGGGGCTCGCCGGGCTGTGCGCGCTGCTGGGGCTGTACGCGCTGCTGGTGGCGCGGGGGTTCGCGGCGGCCCTGGCCACCCGCGACCCGTTCGGGCGGCTGCTGGCGGCGGGCCTGGCGTCGATCCTCGCGCTCCAGGTGTTCGTGGTCACCGGCGGGGTGACCGACCTGATCCCGTTGACCGGCATGGCGATGCCGTTCCTCGCGCAGGGCGGCTCGTCGGTGGTGGCGAACTGGCTGGTCGTGGCGCTGCTGGTGCGGATCAGCGACCGGGCCCGCCGCCCGGAGCCACAGCCGCCCGCGCGCGGGGCACCCCGTCCGGCGGAGCAGGCCACCCCTCCCGGCCCGGCGGATCGGCCCGGCCCGGCGGATCGGCCCGGCCCGACCGGTCGTCACGGCCCGGCCGGTCGTCACGGCCGCCCGCACGGGCCCGCGGCACCGCCCGGACCCGCGGCGCCGGGGAGCCGCGCGTGA
- a CDS encoding ABC transporter ATP-binding protein yields the protein MIQIESITKRYPDGTTAVDNLSLEIPDSSITVLVGPSGCGKTTTLRMINRMVEPSSGRILLDGADIHQQPVNGLRRSMGYVIQNAGLFQHRTILDNIATVPRMLGWDKQRARKRASELMERVGLDSSLAKRYPYQLSGGQQQRVGVARALAADPPVLLMDEPFSAVDPIVRKVLQAELLRIQEELGKTIVFVTHDIDEAIRLGDMIAVLRTGGRLAQFAPPDELLSRPADDFVEDFLGTDRGVRRLSFFTSAGLELTTAPVVAVDTTAAQIAERAGAEVPYLLVTDSDGKPLGWAEPGRLTGGADSLPADQLISYGRPFEFGRESLRDALDCAVLSPTGWAVAVDGAGRVVGVTSQATIGAAIRSAHAEREGSASGPGGQGGQGTGAVRVAR from the coding sequence TTGATACAGATCGAGTCGATAACCAAGCGGTATCCGGACGGCACCACCGCGGTCGACAACCTGTCGCTGGAGATACCGGACAGTTCCATCACGGTGCTGGTGGGCCCCTCCGGCTGCGGCAAGACCACCACGCTGCGGATGATCAACCGCATGGTGGAGCCGAGCTCGGGCCGCATCCTGCTCGACGGCGCCGACATCCACCAGCAGCCGGTGAACGGCCTGCGCCGCTCGATGGGCTACGTCATCCAGAACGCGGGCCTCTTCCAGCACCGCACCATCCTGGACAACATCGCCACCGTCCCGCGCATGCTCGGGTGGGACAAGCAGCGCGCCCGCAAACGCGCCTCCGAGCTGATGGAGCGGGTCGGGCTGGACTCCTCGCTCGCCAAGCGGTACCCGTACCAGCTCTCCGGTGGCCAGCAGCAGCGCGTCGGGGTGGCCCGGGCGCTCGCCGCGGACCCGCCGGTGCTGCTGATGGACGAGCCGTTCTCCGCGGTCGACCCGATCGTCCGCAAGGTGCTTCAGGCGGAACTCCTCCGTATCCAGGAGGAGTTGGGCAAGACGATCGTCTTCGTCACACACGACATCGACGAGGCGATCCGGCTCGGCGACATGATCGCGGTGCTGCGCACCGGCGGCCGGCTGGCGCAGTTCGCGCCGCCGGACGAGCTGCTCTCGCGCCCGGCCGACGACTTCGTCGAGGACTTCCTCGGCACCGACCGCGGTGTGCGGCGGCTGTCGTTCTTCACCTCCGCGGGCCTGGAGCTCACCACCGCGCCGGTCGTCGCGGTCGACACCACCGCCGCGCAGATCGCCGAGCGCGCCGGCGCCGAGGTGCCCTACCTGCTGGTCACCGACTCCGACGGCAAGCCGCTGGGCTGGGCCGAGCCGGGGCGCCTGACGGGCGGCGCCGACAGCCTCCCCGCCGACCAGCTCATCAGCTACGGGCGGCCGTTCGAGTTCGGCCGCGAGTCGCTGCGGGACGCGCTGGACTGCGCGGTGCTCTCGCCGACCGGGTGGGCGGTCGCCGTGGACGGCGCCGGCCGGGTGGTCGGCGTCACCTCGCAGGCCACGATCGGCGCCGCCATCCGCAGCGCGCACGCCGAGCGCGAGGGGAGTGCCTCCGGACCCGGCGGGCAGGGCGGCCAGGGCACCGGCGCGGTGCGGGTCGCCCGATGA
- a CDS encoding type 1 glutamine amidotransferase, producing MAATALVVQNTPAGGPGRWERWLEEGGLTLDVVHGYAGEPLPERLRPRYQALVVLGGGFLPDDDARAPWLARTRELAAEAVDRGLPVFGICLGGQLLAQVAGGSVRGEHGRPEFGSVELTLRQEAADDPLFAGLPARPHAIENHVDAITALPPGATWLASTEGCPYQAFRLGESAWGVQFHPEAEAERISRWDTGRLARHGVDRDGLHRAALATDAAAAAVWREVALRFAGRAAAAAA from the coding sequence ATGGCGGCAACGGCACTGGTGGTGCAGAACACTCCGGCCGGAGGGCCGGGGCGGTGGGAGCGCTGGCTGGAGGAGGGCGGGCTCACGCTCGACGTCGTGCACGGCTACGCGGGCGAACCGCTGCCCGAGCGGCTGCGCCCGCGCTACCAGGCCCTGGTGGTGCTCGGCGGCGGCTTCCTCCCCGACGACGACGCGCGGGCGCCCTGGCTGGCGCGCACCCGCGAACTGGCGGCCGAGGCCGTGGATCGCGGGCTGCCGGTGTTCGGGATCTGCCTGGGCGGCCAGTTGCTCGCGCAGGTCGCGGGCGGCTCGGTGCGCGGCGAGCACGGCCGGCCGGAGTTCGGCAGCGTGGAGCTGACGCTCCGCCAGGAAGCCGCCGACGACCCGCTGTTCGCGGGACTGCCGGCCCGCCCGCACGCGATCGAGAACCACGTGGACGCGATCACCGCGCTGCCGCCGGGCGCCACCTGGCTCGCCTCCACCGAGGGGTGCCCGTACCAGGCGTTCCGGCTGGGCGAGAGCGCGTGGGGCGTGCAGTTCCATCCGGAGGCGGAGGCGGAGCGGATCAGCCGGTGGGACACCGGCCGGCTGGCCCGGCACGGCGTCGACCGCGACGGCCTCCACCGCGCCGCCCTCGCCACGGACGCGGCCGCCGCGGCCGTCTGGCGCGAGGTGGCCCTGCGCTTCGCCGGGCGGGCGGCGGCCGCGGCGGCGTGA
- a CDS encoding ABC transporter permease has protein sequence MSSGGNGFFDLPSDLQHSYAGLIGVHLEESLIPVAIGLAVSLPLAQACVRFRWLYPPVLWITTILYAIPSIAFFVFLIDYTGDSATTVIIPLTVYSLVILLPSIVDGVRSVPPETLAAAEAMGFNSFQRYFQVELPMAVPAIFAGLRVATVSSISLVSVGTIIGNQGGLGNLLGDALAYHRSNLAVTSVVSIAVLGVVMDLLLIGLRTLLTPWMPRGRKAARRAGLAAAVEPDGPARAESAARLEGAAK, from the coding sequence ATGAGCAGCGGCGGCAACGGCTTCTTCGACCTCCCCAGCGACCTCCAGCACTCCTACGCCGGACTGATCGGCGTCCACCTGGAGGAGTCGCTGATCCCGGTCGCGATCGGCCTGGCGGTGTCGCTGCCGCTGGCCCAGGCGTGCGTGCGGTTCCGCTGGCTCTACCCGCCGGTGCTGTGGATCACCACGATCCTGTACGCCATCCCGTCGATCGCGTTCTTCGTCTTCCTGATCGACTACACCGGCGACAGCGCGACCACCGTGATCATCCCGCTGACCGTCTACAGCCTGGTGATCCTGCTGCCGTCGATCGTCGACGGCGTCAGATCGGTGCCCCCCGAGACGCTGGCGGCCGCCGAGGCGATGGGCTTCAACTCCTTCCAGCGCTACTTCCAGGTGGAGCTGCCCATGGCGGTGCCGGCGATCTTCGCCGGGCTGCGGGTGGCGACCGTCTCCAGCATCAGCCTGGTCAGCGTCGGCACGATCATCGGCAACCAGGGCGGGCTCGGCAACCTGCTCGGGGACGCGCTGGCCTACCACCGCTCCAACCTCGCGGTCACCTCCGTGGTGTCGATCGCGGTGCTCGGCGTCGTCATGGACCTGCTGCTGATCGGCCTGCGGACGCTGCTGACGCCGTGGATGCCGCGCGGACGGAAGGCGGCGAGACGAGCCGGCCTGGCGGCGGCCGTCGAGCCCGACGGTCCGGCCCGTGCCGAGAGCGCGGCCCGGCTGGAAGGCGCGGCCAAGTGA